The following are from one region of the Streptococcus sp. 1643 genome:
- the galU gene encoding UTP--glucose-1-phosphate uridylyltransferase GalU: MKQQVRKAVIPAAGLGTRFLPATKALAKEMLPIVDKPTIQFIVEEALKSGIEDILVVTGKSKRSIEDHFDSNFELEYNLKEKGKTDLLKLVDETTGMRLHFIRQTHPRGLGDAVLQAKAFVGNEPFVVMLGDDLMDITDEKAVPLTKQLMDDYERTHASTIAVMPVPHDEVSAYGVIAPQGEGKDGLYSVETFVEKPAPEDAPSDLAIIGRYLLTPEIFQILENQAPGAGNEIQLTDAIDTLNKTQRVFAREFKGARYDVGDKFGFMKTSIDYALKHPQVKDDLKDYLIQLGKELAEGE, from the coding sequence ATGAAACAACAAGTCAGAAAAGCAGTCATCCCTGCCGCTGGATTGGGAACTCGTTTCCTCCCAGCAACTAAGGCCTTGGCCAAGGAAATGTTGCCAATCGTAGACAAGCCAACTATCCAGTTTATCGTTGAAGAAGCCCTCAAGTCTGGAATCGAAGACATCTTGGTTGTTACGGGTAAGTCAAAACGTTCTATCGAGGACCACTTCGATTCAAACTTCGAATTGGAATACAACCTCAAAGAAAAAGGGAAAACAGATCTTCTGAAGCTAGTTGATGAGACAACCGGCATGCGCCTGCATTTTATCCGTCAAACACATCCACGTGGTCTCGGAGATGCTGTCTTGCAAGCCAAAGCTTTCGTTGGAAATGAACCTTTTGTCGTTATGCTTGGTGATGACTTGATGGATATCACAGACGAAAAGGCTGTTCCACTTACCAAACAACTCATGGATGACTACGAGCGTACCCACGCGTCTACTATCGCTGTCATGCCAGTCCCTCATGACGAAGTATCTGCTTATGGGGTTATTGCTCCGCAAGGCGAAGGAAAAGACGGTCTTTACAGTGTTGAAACCTTCGTTGAAAAACCTGCACCAGAGGATGCTCCTAGCGACCTTGCTATCATCGGACGTTACCTTCTCACACCAGAAATTTTCCAAATCCTCGAAAACCAAGCTCCAGGTGCAGGAAATGAAATTCAGCTGACAGATGCAATCGACACCCTCAATAAAACACAACGTGTATTTGCTCGTGAGTTCAAGGGGGCTCGTTACGATGTTGGAGACAAGTTTGGCTTTATGAAAACCTCCATCGACTACGCTCTCAAACATCCACAAGTCAAAGACGACTTGAAAGACTATCTCATCCAACTTGGGAAAGAGCTAGCTGAGGGGGAATAG
- a CDS encoding NAD(P)H-dependent glycerol-3-phosphate dehydrogenase, translated as MKKQTIAVLGPGSWGTALSQVLNDNGHEVRIWGNISDQIDEINNQHTNKRYFKDILLDEKIKAYHDLEETLKDVDAVLFVVPTKVTRLVAQQVAKVLDHKVVIMHASKGLEPDSHKRLSTILEEEIPVDLRSEVVVVSGPSHAEETIVRDITLITAASKDLETAQYVQNLFSNHYFRLYTNTDVIGVETAGALKNIIAVGAGALHGLGFGDNAKAAIIARGLAEITRLGVALGANPLTYSGLSGVGDLIVTGTSVHSRNWRAGDALGRGESLADIEANMGMVIEGISTTRAAYELAQELGVYMPITQAIYRVIYEGVNIKEAITDIMSNEFKAENEWS; from the coding sequence ATGAAGAAACAAACCATCGCTGTCTTGGGTCCTGGTTCTTGGGGAACTGCCCTTTCGCAGGTCCTAAACGACAATGGACACGAGGTTCGAATTTGGGGAAATATTTCTGACCAAATTGATGAAATCAATAACCAACATACAAACAAACGCTACTTCAAAGATATCCTACTCGACGAAAAAATTAAAGCCTATCATGACTTAGAAGAAACACTAAAGGATGTGGATGCTGTTTTATTTGTAGTCCCAACAAAAGTAACGAGACTGGTTGCCCAACAAGTAGCAAAGGTGCTTGATCACAAGGTTGTCATCATGCATGCCTCCAAAGGATTGGAACCAGATAGCCACAAACGTCTATCAACTATTCTTGAAGAGGAAATTCCAGTCGATCTCCGTAGTGAAGTCGTCGTTGTTTCAGGACCTAGCCACGCTGAGGAAACTATTGTGCGAGATATTACCTTGATCACTGCAGCCTCTAAAGACCTCGAAACTGCCCAGTACGTCCAAAATCTCTTTAGCAATCACTACTTCCGTCTCTATACTAATACGGATGTTATCGGAGTTGAAACCGCTGGTGCTCTCAAAAACATCATCGCAGTTGGTGCAGGCGCATTACATGGTCTAGGATTTGGCGACAATGCCAAGGCGGCTATCATTGCCCGTGGCTTGGCTGAAATCACCCGTCTAGGGGTCGCTCTTGGAGCTAACCCTCTGACTTATAGCGGGCTTTCTGGAGTTGGGGATTTGATCGTAACGGGGACATCTGTCCACTCTCGTAACTGGAGGGCAGGTGATGCTCTCGGTCGTGGAGAATCCCTCGCAGACATCGAAGCAAACATGGGCATGGTTATCGAAGGAATCTCAACAACTCGAGCGGCTTACGAGCTAGCTCAGGAATTGGGTGTCTACATGCCAATCACACAGGCCATCTACCGAGTTATCTATGAAGGTGTCAACATCAAAGAAGCAATCACTGACATCATGAGCAATGAATTTAAAGCAGAAAACGAATGGTCATAG
- a CDS encoding ABC transporter ATP-binding protein — translation MLIKKIKTYKWQALASLMMTGLMVASSLLQPRYLQEVLEALLAGQHEAIYSIGAWLIGVALVGLVAGGVNVTLAAYIAQGVSSDLREDAFRKIQTFSYANIEQFNAGNLVVRMTNDINQIQNVVMMAFQILFRLPLLFIGSFILAVHTLPSLWWVIVLMVLLIFALTAIMMGMMGPRFAKFQTLLERINAIAKENLRGVRVVKSFVQEKAQFDKFTEVSDELLGQNLYIGYAFSVIEPVMMLVGYGAVFLSIWLVAGMAQSDPSVVGSIASFVNYLSQIIFTIIMVGFLGNSVSRAMISLRRIREILDTEPAMTFKDLPDEELEGSLSFENVTFTYPNDDEPMLKNVTFEIAPGQMVGVVGATGAGKSTLAQLIPRLFDPQEGSIKIGGKDIRDVSEGTLRKTVSIVLQRAILFSGTIADNLRQGKGNASVSEMERAARIAQASEFIGRMENKFESQVEERGTNFSGGQKQRMSIARGIVSDPRILIFDDSTSALDAKSERLVQEALNKDLKGTTTIIIAQKISSVVHADKILVLDQGRLIGEGRHADLVANNAVYREIYETQKGKEE, via the coding sequence ATGCTCATTAAAAAAATAAAAACCTATAAATGGCAGGCCTTGGCATCCCTAATGATGACAGGCTTGATGGTTGCGAGCTCGCTCTTGCAACCGCGCTATTTGCAAGAGGTGTTAGAGGCTTTGTTGGCCGGTCAACATGAGGCTATTTATAGTATTGGCGCTTGGTTGATAGGGGTAGCCCTAGTTGGTCTGGTTGCAGGTGGGGTCAATGTAACGCTTGCAGCCTATATTGCTCAAGGAGTGTCTTCGGACCTTCGGGAAGACGCTTTTCGCAAGATCCAGACTTTTTCTTATGCCAATATCGAGCAGTTTAATGCGGGTAATCTTGTCGTCCGTATGACCAATGATATCAACCAAATTCAGAATGTGGTGATGATGGCTTTTCAAATTCTTTTCCGTCTCCCTCTTCTCTTTATCGGTTCCTTTATCTTGGCGGTCCACACTCTTCCATCGCTTTGGTGGGTGATTGTCCTCATGGTGCTCCTAATCTTTGCACTAACAGCCATCATGATGGGGATGATGGGGCCACGATTTGCTAAGTTTCAAACCCTTCTTGAACGGATCAATGCTATCGCCAAGGAAAATCTACGTGGTGTGCGCGTGGTCAAATCCTTTGTACAAGAAAAAGCACAATTTGACAAATTTACCGAGGTTTCAGATGAACTTCTCGGCCAAAATCTTTATATTGGTTATGCCTTCTCAGTTATAGAACCTGTTATGATGCTAGTCGGCTATGGGGCAGTCTTCCTCTCTATCTGGTTGGTGGCTGGTATGGCTCAGTCAGATCCATCTGTTGTGGGCTCGATTGCTTCCTTTGTCAACTATCTCAGCCAGATTATCTTTACCATTATCATGGTTGGATTTTTAGGAAATTCTGTCAGCCGTGCCATGATTTCCTTGCGTCGTATCCGCGAGATTCTAGATACCGAGCCAGCAATGACCTTTAAAGATCTCCCGGATGAAGAGTTAGAAGGAAGTCTCTCTTTTGAAAATGTGACCTTCACCTATCCTAATGACGATGAGCCTATGCTGAAGAATGTAACCTTTGAAATTGCGCCTGGTCAGATGGTCGGTGTGGTTGGGGCTACTGGAGCAGGGAAGTCCACTCTAGCACAGTTAATTCCACGACTTTTTGATCCACAGGAGGGATCTATCAAGATTGGTGGCAAGGATATTCGAGACGTCAGCGAGGGAACCTTGCGTAAAACAGTTTCCATCGTCTTGCAACGTGCTATTCTCTTTAGCGGGACCATTGCAGATAATCTTCGTCAAGGAAAAGGAAATGCCAGCGTGTCAGAAATGGAACGTGCAGCACGAATCGCCCAAGCCAGCGAATTTATCGGACGCATGGAAAACAAATTTGAGAGTCAGGTCGAAGAACGTGGCACCAACTTTTCTGGTGGACAAAAACAACGGATGTCGATTGCCCGTGGGATTGTCAGCGATCCCCGTATCCTGATTTTTGACGATTCGACTTCGGCCCTAGATGCCAAGTCAGAAAGACTCGTGCAGGAAGCTTTGAATAAAGATTTGAAAGGGACAACAACCATTATCATCGCTCAAAAGATCAGTTCAGTCGTCCATGCGGACAAGATTTTGGTCTTGGATCAAGGGCGTTTGATTGGAGAAGGACGGCATGCAGACTTGGTAGCTAACAATGCCGTCTACCGCGAAATCTACGAAACACAAAAGGGAAAGGAGGAATAA
- a CDS encoding ABC transporter ATP-binding protein, translating to MKTVRFFWNYFKVYKLSFVIVILMVAVATIAQALFPVFSGQAVTELANLVLAYQNGTSDLAWQSLSTLMLNLALVVLALVVSSLIYMTLMTRVIAESTNEMRKGLFGKLSRLTVSFFDRHQDGDILSRFTSDLDNILQAFNESLVQVMSNIALYIGLIFVMFSRNVTLALITVASTPVAFLMLVFIVKMARKYTNLQQKEVGKLNAYMDESISGQKAVIVQGIQDDIVAGFVEQNERVRKATFKGRMFSGILFPVMNGMSLVNTAIVIFAGSAVLLNDPSIETTTALGLIVMFTQFSQQYYQPIIQVAASWGSLQLAFTGADRIQEMFDAEEEIRPQNAPAFTELREGVEISHIDFSYVPDKPILKDVSISAPKGQMIAVVGPTGSGKTTIMNLINRFYDVDAGSICFDGKDIRDYDLDSLRSKVGIVLQDSVLFSGTIRDNIRFGVPDASQEMVEAAAKATHIHDYIESLPDKYDTLIDDEQNIFSTGQKQLISIARTLMTDPQVLILDEATSNVDTVTESKIQHAMEAVVAGRTSFVIAHRLKTILNADQIIVLKDGEVIERGNHHELLKLGGFYSELYHNQFVFE from the coding sequence ATGAAAACCGTTCGATTTTTCTGGAATTATTTTAAAGTTTACAAGCTCTCCTTTGTCATTGTGATTCTGATGGTTGCAGTTGCGACGATTGCCCAAGCCCTCTTTCCAGTTTTTTCAGGTCAAGCAGTGACGGAGCTCGCTAACCTAGTTCTGGCTTATCAAAATGGAACTTCCGACCTAGCCTGGCAGAGTTTGTCAACTCTGATGCTGAATTTAGCTCTGGTTGTCCTCGCCTTAGTGGTATCTAGTTTGATTTACATGACCTTGATGACCCGTGTGATTGCTGAGTCAACAAATGAGATGCGTAAGGGTCTCTTTGGCAAACTTTCTCGTCTGACGGTTTCTTTCTTTGACCGCCATCAGGATGGCGATATCCTTTCTCGCTTCACGAGTGACTTGGACAACATCCTTCAAGCCTTCAATGAAAGCCTAGTTCAGGTCATGAGCAATATTGCTCTTTACATCGGTTTGATTTTTGTCATGTTTTCAAGAAATGTGACGCTCGCCCTGATAACAGTAGCCAGTACTCCAGTAGCCTTTCTCATGTTGGTTTTCATCGTGAAAATGGCCCGCAAATACACTAATCTCCAGCAAAAAGAGGTAGGGAAACTCAACGCCTACATGGACGAAAGTATTTCAGGGCAGAAAGCTGTTATCGTACAAGGAATTCAAGACGACATCGTAGCAGGCTTTGTGGAGCAAAATGAGCGCGTGCGCAAGGCAACCTTTAAGGGGAGAATGTTCTCAGGCATCCTCTTTCCTGTTATGAATGGGATGAGCTTGGTCAATACGGCCATCGTCATTTTTGCAGGTTCGGCTGTCTTGCTGAACGATCCAAGTATCGAAACAACGACAGCCCTAGGTTTGATTGTCATGTTTACTCAATTTTCTCAGCAGTACTACCAGCCGATTATCCAGGTGGCTGCGAGTTGGGGGAGCCTCCAGTTGGCCTTTACTGGGGCAGATCGTATCCAAGAAATGTTCGATGCAGAAGAAGAGATTCGTCCGCAAAATGCGCCTGCCTTTACGGAATTGCGAGAAGGCGTTGAAATCAGTCACATTGATTTCTCTTATGTGCCAGACAAGCCGATTTTAAAAGATGTTAGCATTTCAGCTCCTAAGGGGCAGATGATAGCAGTTGTCGGTCCGACTGGCTCAGGGAAAACGACCATCATGAACCTCATCAATCGTTTCTACGATGTGGATGCAGGCAGCATTTGCTTTGATGGCAAAGACATCCGTGACTACGACTTGGACAGCCTGCGGAGCAAGGTCGGGATTGTCTTGCAGGATTCGGTCTTGTTTAGTGGAACGATCCGAGACAATATCCGCTTTGGTGTGCCAGATGCCAGTCAGGAAATGGTCGAAGCAGCTGCCAAGGCAACTCATATTCATGATTATATCGAAAGCTTGCCTGATAAGTATGATACCCTTATTGATGATGAGCAAAATATCTTCTCGACTGGGCAGAAACAATTGATTTCCATCGCTCGGACCTTGATGACAGATCCTCAAGTCCTAATCCTAGATGAAGCGACTTCCAATGTGGATACCGTAACAGAAAGCAAAATCCAGCATGCTATGGAGGCAGTTGTAGCAGGACGAACCAGTTTTGTCATTGCCCATCGTCTCAAGACCATCCTCAATGCCGATCAGATTATTGTCCTCAAAGATGGAGAGGTTATTGAACGTGGAAATCATCACGAGTTGCTCAAACTCGGCGGTTTCTACTCGGAACTATATCACAATCAATTTGTCTTCGAATAA
- a CDS encoding gamma-glutamyl-gamma-aminobutyrate hydrolase family protein: protein MARTVVGVAANLCPVDAEGKNIHSSVSCKFAESIRQVGGLPLVIPVGDESIVRDYVEMIDKLILTGGQNVHPQFYGEKKTIESDDYNLVRDEFELALLKEALRQNKPIMAICRGVQLVNVAFGGTLHQEIEGHWQGLPFGTSHSIETVEGSVVAKLFGKESQVNSVHRQSIKDLAPNFRVTAIDPRDQTIEAIESIDEHRIIGLQWHPEFLVNEEDGNLELFEYLLNEL, encoded by the coding sequence ATGGCTAGAACGGTTGTAGGAGTTGCTGCAAATCTATGTCCTGTAGATGCAGAAGGGAAAAACATTCACTCATCTGTATCCTGTAAATTTGCAGAGAGCATTCGTCAAGTCGGTGGTCTCCCTTTAGTAATTCCTGTAGGGGATGAGTCCATTGTGCGCGATTATGTGGAAATGATTGACAAACTCATCTTGACAGGTGGGCAAAATGTCCATCCTCAGTTTTATGGAGAGAAAAAGACCATTGAGAGCGATGATTACAACCTTGTACGCGATGAGTTTGAACTAGCTCTCTTGAAAGAAGCGCTCCGTCAGAATAAACCAATTATGGCAATCTGTCGTGGGGTTCAGCTGGTCAATGTTGCTTTTGGCGGCACTCTCCACCAAGAAATTGAAGGTCACTGGCAAGGCTTGCCTTTTGGAACATCTCATTCTATTGAGACAGTAGAAGGAAGCGTGGTGGCTAAGTTGTTTGGCAAAGAAAGTCAGGTCAACTCAGTCCATCGTCAAAGTATCAAAGACCTGGCGCCTAATTTCCGTGTGACTGCTATTGATCCAAGAGATCAGACCATCGAAGCGATTGAGTCTATTGATGAGCATCGCATTATCGGCTTGCAGTGGCACCCAGAGTTTCTGGTCAATGAAGAAGACGGCAATTTAGAACTATTTGAGTATTTATTAAATGAATTGTAA
- a CDS encoding glucose-6-phosphate isomerase yields the protein MSHIKFDYSKVLDKFVAPHEVEYMQAQVTAADELIRKGTGAGSDFLGWLDLPENYDREEFDRILKAAEQIKSDSDVLVVIGIGGSYLGAKAAIDFLNHHFANLQTKEERKAPQILYAGNSISSTYLADLVEYVADKDFSVNVISKSGTTTEPAIAFRVFKELLVKKYGQEEANKRIYATTDRQKGAVKVEADANGWETFVVPDDIGGRFSVLTAVGLLPIAASGADIKALMEGANAARKDYTSDKLSENEAYQYAAVRNILYRKGYATEILVNYEPSLQYFSEWWKQLAGESEGKDQKGIYPTSANFSTDLHSLGQFIQEGTRIMFETVVRVDKPRKNVIIPTLEEDLDGLGYLQGKDVDFVNKKATDGVLLAHTDGDVPNMYVTLPEQDAFTLGYTIYFFELAIALSGYLNAINPFDQPGVEAYKRNMFALLGKPGFEELSKELNARL from the coding sequence ATGTCACATATTAAATTTGATTATTCAAAAGTTTTAGACAAATTTGTTGCCCCACATGAAGTGGAATACATGCAAGCACAAGTAACAGCTGCAGACGAATTGATCCGTAAAGGAACTGGTGCTGGTAGCGACTTTTTGGGTTGGTTGGACCTTCCTGAAAATTATGACCGCGAAGAATTCGACCGCATCTTGAAAGCTGCTGAGCAAATCAAATCAGACAGCGATGTTTTGGTTGTAATCGGTATCGGTGGATCTTACCTTGGTGCCAAAGCAGCCATCGACTTCTTGAACCACCACTTTGCAAACTTGCAAACAAAAGAAGAACGCAAAGCTCCACAAATCCTTTACGCTGGAAACTCAATCTCATCTACTTACCTTGCTGACTTGGTAGAGTACGTAGCTGACAAAGACTTCTCAGTAAACGTGATTTCTAAATCAGGAACAACAACTGAACCAGCTATTGCTTTCCGTGTCTTCAAAGAACTCTTGGTTAAGAAATACGGTCAAGAAGAAGCTAACAAACGTATCTATGCCACAACTGACCGCCAAAAAGGTGCTGTTAAGGTTGAAGCAGATGCCAACGGTTGGGAAACATTTGTGGTTCCAGATGATATCGGTGGACGCTTCTCAGTATTGACAGCAGTTGGATTGCTTCCAATCGCAGCATCAGGTGCAGACATCAAAGCCCTTATGGAAGGTGCGAATGCAGCTCGTAAAGACTACACTTCAGATAAACTTTCAGAAAATGAAGCTTACCAATACGCAGCAGTTCGTAACATCCTTTACCGTAAAGGCTACGCTACTGAAATCTTGGTAAACTACGAACCATCACTTCAATACTTCTCAGAATGGTGGAAACAATTGGCTGGTGAGTCAGAAGGGAAAGACCAAAAAGGTATTTACCCAACTTCAGCAAACTTCTCAACTGATTTGCACTCATTGGGTCAATTTATCCAAGAAGGAACTCGTATCATGTTTGAAACAGTTGTCCGTGTTGACAAACCACGTAAGAACGTGATCATTCCAACTTTGGAAGAAGACCTTGACGGACTTGGTTACCTTCAAGGAAAAGACGTTGACTTTGTAAACAAAAAAGCAACTGACGGTGTTCTTCTTGCCCACACTGACGGTGATGTGCCAAACATGTACGTAACTCTTCCAGAGCAAGATGCCTTCACTCTTGGTTACACTATCTACTTCTTCGAATTGGCTATCGCCCTTTCAGGTTACTTGAATGCCATAAACCCATTTGACCAACCAGGTGTTGAAGCCTACAAACGTAACATGTTTGCCCTTCTTGGAAAACCAGGATTTGAAGAATTGAGCAAAGAGCTTAACGCACGTCTATAA
- the gltX gene encoding glutamate--tRNA ligase, with translation MSKDIRVRYAPSPTGLLHIGNARTALFNYLYARHHGGTFIIRIEDTDRKRHVEDGERSQLENLRWLGMDWDESPETHENYRQSERLELYQRYIDQLLAEGKAYKSYVTEEELAAERERQEAAGETPRYINEYLGMSEEEKVAYIAEREAAGIIPTVRLAVNESGIYKWHDMVKGDIEFEGGNIGGDWVIQKKDGYPTYNFAVVIDDHDMQISHVIRGDDHIANTPKQLMVYEALGWEAPEFGHMTLIINSETGKKLSKRDTNTLQFIEDYRKKGYLPEAVFNFIALLGWNPGGEDEIFSREELIKLFDENRLSKSPAAFDQKKLDWMSNDYIKRADLATIFEMAKPYLEEAGRLTDKSEKMVELYKPQMKSVDEIVPLTDLFFSDFPELTDAEREVMAGETVPVVLEAFKAKLEAMTDEEFVTENIFPQIKAVQKETGIKGKNLFMPIRIAVSGEMHGPELPDTIFLLGREKSIQHIENMLKEISK, from the coding sequence ATGTCAAAAGATATCCGCGTACGCTACGCACCAAGTCCAACAGGACTCCTACACATCGGAAATGCCCGTACAGCATTGTTTAACTACCTTTACGCACGCCATCATGGTGGAACTTTTATCATTCGTATCGAAGATACTGACCGTAAACGCCATGTTGAGGATGGAGAACGCTCACAACTTGAAAATCTTCGCTGGTTGGGCATGGATTGGGATGAAAGCCCAGAAACTCATGAAAATTACCGCCAATCAGAGCGTTTGGAACTCTATCAAAGATACATCGACCAATTGCTAGCTGAAGGAAAAGCCTACAAATCTTACGTTACAGAAGAAGAGTTGGCGGCTGAGCGCGAACGTCAAGAAGCAGCAGGTGAAACACCACGTTACATCAATGAATATCTTGGCATGAGCGAAGAAGAAAAAGTAGCTTACATCGCAGAACGTGAAGCAGCTGGTATCATCCCAACTGTCCGTTTGGCTGTTAATGAGTCTGGTATCTACAAATGGCATGACATGGTCAAAGGTGATATCGAGTTTGAAGGTGGCAACATCGGTGGTGACTGGGTTATCCAAAAGAAAGATGGCTACCCAACTTACAACTTTGCTGTTGTTATTGATGACCACGATATGCAGATTTCTCACGTTATCCGCGGTGATGACCACATTGCCAACACCCCAAAACAGCTCATGGTCTATGAAGCTCTTGGTTGGGAAGCTCCAGAGTTCGGTCACATGACTTTGATCATCAACTCTGAAACGGGTAAAAAATTGTCTAAACGCGATACAAATACCCTTCAATTTATCGAAGATTACCGTAAGAAAGGCTATCTTCCAGAAGCTGTCTTTAACTTTATCGCTCTTCTTGGTTGGAATCCAGGTGGCGAAGATGAAATTTTCTCTCGTGAGGAATTGATTAAACTCTTTGATGAAAATCGTCTCAGCAAGTCACCAGCTGCCTTTGATCAGAAGAAACTAGACTGGATGAGCAACGACTACATCAAGAGAGCTGATCTTGCGACAATCTTTGAAATGGCTAAACCATACTTAGAAGAAGCAGGGCGTTTGACTGATAAATCTGAAAAAATGGTAGAACTCTACAAACCACAAATGAAGTCAGTGGATGAAATCGTTCCATTGACAGATCTTTTCTTCTCAGATTTCCCAGAGCTGACAGACGCTGAGCGCGAGGTCATGGCAGGAGAAACCGTTCCGGTTGTTCTGGAAGCCTTCAAAGCGAAACTAGAAGCAATGACAGATGAAGAATTTGTGACAGAAAACATCTTCCCACAAATCAAAGCAGTTCAAAAAGAAACAGGTATCAAAGGGAAAAACCTCTTCATGCCGATTCGTATTGCCGTTTCAGGTGAAATGCATGGACCAGAATTACCAGACACCATTTTCTTACTCGGACGTGAAAAGTCAATCCAGCATATTGAAAACATGCTGAAAGAGATTTCTAAATAA
- a CDS encoding cytidine deaminase has translation MDTWEKMYKEARALYNPHEVSDFVYANHVVAAVEAEDGQIFTGFCMEGTCGVFHLCAERAALFNMYQFSGQTKVKKILAFRDKPPYGEESGMPCGACREFLLELNAENKEAEFMMNYETRKTIKVAELIPYWWGEERATNWQDK, from the coding sequence ATGGATACATGGGAAAAGATGTATAAAGAAGCACGAGCCTTATACAATCCTCATGAAGTTTCTGACTTTGTTTATGCTAACCATGTTGTTGCTGCAGTAGAAGCAGAAGATGGTCAGATCTTCACAGGATTTTGTATGGAGGGCACTTGTGGCGTTTTTCATCTCTGTGCAGAACGAGCGGCTCTCTTCAATATGTATCAATTTTCAGGACAGACCAAAGTTAAGAAAATCCTCGCCTTTCGAGATAAACCTCCTTACGGCGAAGAATCAGGTATGCCCTGTGGCGCTTGCAGAGAATTTCTCTTAGAATTGAATGCTGAAAATAAAGAAGCAGAGTTCATGATGAACTACGAAACAAGAAAAACAATTAAGGTTGCCGAATTGATCCCTTACTGGTGGGGAGAGGAACGTGCAACTAATTGGCAAGATAAATAA